A genomic stretch from Setaria viridis chromosome 1, Setaria_viridis_v4.0, whole genome shotgun sequence includes:
- the LOC117860527 gene encoding cytosolic Fe-S cluster assembly factor NBP35 has product MENGGGGGGRGDVPDDANEHCPGTQSEDAGKADACAGCPNQQICATAPKGPDPDVVAIVERMATVKHKILVLSGKGGVGKSTFSAQLSFALAEMEHQVGLLDIDICGPSIPKMLGLEGQDIHQSNLGWSPVYVESNLGVMSIGFMLPNPDDAVIWRGPRKNGLIKQFLKDVDWGEIDYLVVDAPPGTSDEHISIVQYLQATGIDGAIIVTTPQQVSLIDVRKEINFCKKVGVPVLGVVENMSGLRQPLSDLRFVKSGESGETDATEWVLNCIREKAPELLSVVACSEVFDSSKGGAEKMCIEMGVPFLGKVPMDPQLCKAAEEGRSCFADQKCSASAPALQSIVKKFIKPE; this is encoded by the exons ATggagaacggcggcggcggcggcggcagaggcgacGTGCCCGACGACGCCAACGAGC ATTGCCCTGGTACGCAGTCGGAGGATGCGGGGAAGGCAGATGCCTGCGCCGGATGCCCCAACCAGCAGATTTGCGCCACTGCCCCCAAGGGTCCTGATCCAG ATGTGGTTGCTATTGTTGAGCGGATGGCTACGGTGAAACACAAGATACTGGTTCTGTCTGGAAAGGGAGGGGTTGGAAAGAGCACGTTCTCGGCCCAGCTCTCATTTGCCCTAGCTGAAATGGAGCATCAGGTTGGCCTTCTTGACATAGATATCTGTGGCCCTAGCATCCCAAAAATGTTGGGCCTGGAGGGTCAGGATATACATCAAAGCAACCTTGGGTGGTCACCAGTCTATGTTGAGTCCAACCTTGGTGTCATGTCAATTGGTTTCATGCTGCCTAACCCAGATGACGCCGTCATATGGAGGGGTCCCCGCAAGAATGGACTGATCAAGCAGTTCTTAAAGGATGTTGACTGGGGGGAGATTGACTATCTTGTAGTGGATGCACCTCCAGGAACATCTGATGAACACATCTCGATTGTGCAGTACCTCCAGGCCACAGGAATCGATGGTGCGATAATCGTCACAACTCCGCAGCAGGTCTCTCTAATCGATGTGAGGAAGGAGATAAACTTCTGCAAGAAGGTGGGAGTCCCAGTCTTGGGTGTTGTGGAGAACATGAGTGGGCTGAGGCAGCCACTTTCTGATCTCAGGTTCGTGAAGTCAGGTGAGTCAGGCGAGACAGACGCTACAGAGTGGGTGCTGAACTGCATCAGGGAGAAAGCCCCTGAGCTTCTGTCGGTTGTGGCATGCAGCGAGGTGTTTGACAGCAGCAAGGGCGGGGCAGAGAAAATGTGCATCGAAATGGGAGTCCCTTTCCTTGGTAAGGTGCCCATGGATCCGCAGCTGTGCAAGGCGGCTGAGGAAGGGAGATCGTGCTTTGCTGATCAGAAGTGCAGTGCCAGTGCTCCAGCTCTTCAGAGCATTGTGAAGAAGTTCATCAAGCCCGAGTGA
- the LOC117860520 gene encoding anthocyanidin 3-O-glucoside 6''-O-acyltransferase produces MSSRVRVVSVSHVLPAAGADEAAPAGGSPHHQPLPDDRVLKLSFMDCLFVGVLPMQRLFVYEGPGVPPFPCLVRSLRSSLAAALGDFLPLAGKLSYRPSAGDLVVDCSPAAVYPGVTFVEAQYDGSIGDMRRLACGEEHDPEDLLRLGPELEVGRLPAPVLAVQVTRPAAGDGGAVVGVSIHHAVADGHSVWQFMRAWSAVARSASSQSLVPPPTFDRAAIQHPEAEELTRRFLRTIAPALPTVRPPPASRPTLELAQRRRSFLIRRDEIHSLKQRVMEQSVAISEPLEKLPSTYVAVSSLVWTSIVRAKALDHGGGGGDDDDDTCYFLVPVDCRRRLLPGVGEGYFGNCLSLSFAKAAARDLTKPDAGMAHAAAAIRDAAREKLANPLRGAERWAEVYAGIPRERFTPTGSSNRFMAYDDTDMGWGAPSRVELVSSPSGRGMVLLLGAPNGGVQVTVELDHAHMDHFAANFLQV; encoded by the exons ATGAGCTCCCGAGTGCGAGTTGTCAGCGTCAGCCATGTCCTACCAGCTGCCGGAGCAGatgaagccgccccagcaggcGGCTCACCTCATCATCAACCACTCCCTGACGACCGCGTTCTGAAGCTCTCCTTCATGGACTGCTTGTTCGTCGGGGTGTTGCCCATGCAGCGGCTCTTCGTCTACGAAGGCCCCGGCGTCCCGCCCTTCCCGTGCCTCGTCCGGTCCCTGCggtcctccctcgccgccgcgctcggtGACTTCCTCCCGCTCGCCGGTAAGCTCTCCTACCGCCCGTCAGCAGGCGACCTCGTCGTGGACTGTTCGCCGGCCGCCGTCTACCCTGGAGTTACGTTCGTGGAGGCCCAGTACGACGGCAGCATCGGCGATATGCGCCGCCTCGCCTGTGGCGAGGAGCACGACCCGGAGGACTTGCTGCGGCTCGGGCCCGAGCTTGAGGTCGGCCGCCTCCCCGCCCCGGTGCTCGCCGTGCAGGTCActcggccggccgccggtgatGGAGGCGCGGTGGTCGGGGTGTCCATCcaccacgccgtcgccgacggccaTTCGGTGTGGCAGTTCATGAGGGCATGGTCTGCCGTAGCGCGGTCGGCGTCGTCCCAAAGCctcgtgccgccgccgacgttCGACCGGGCGGCGATTCAGCACCCGGAAGCGGAGGAGCTGACGCGCAGGTTCTTGCGCACGATTGCGCCGGCGCTGCCTACG gtcaggccgccgccggcgtcccgcCCCACGCTGGAGCTGGCCCAGCGGCGAAGGAGCTTTCTGATACGCCGCGATGAGATCCACTCGTTGAAGCAGCGCGTAATGGAACAGAGCGTTGCCATCAGCGAGCCGCTGGAAAAACTTCCAAGCACCTATGTCGCGGTGTCGTCGTTAGTGTGGACGTCCATCGTGCGCGCTAAGGCGCtggaccacggcggcggcggcggcgacgacgacgacgacacctgCTACTTCCTGGTGCCTGTGGACTGCCGGCGCCGCCTGCTACCGGGCGTCGGCGAAGGCTACTTCGGGAACTGCCTCTCTCTGTCGTTTGCGAAGGCCGCCGCGCGTGACCTGACGAAACCCGACGCCGGGATGGCGCACGCGGCCGCGGCCATCCGCGACGCCGCCCGCGAGAAGCTGGCGAACCCGCTGCGGGGTGCCGAGCGGTGGGCCGAGGTCTACGCGGGGATCCCCCGCGAGAGGTTCACGCCGACGGGGTCGTCCAACCGGTTCATGGCGTACGACGACACGGACATGGGTTGGGGCGCGCCGAGCCGGGTTGAGCTCGTGTCGTCGCCGTCCGGCAGGGggatggtgctgctgctgggtgCGCCGAACGGCGGCGTGCAGGTGACCGTGGAGCTCGACCACGCGCACATGGACCACTTCGCGGCAAACTTCCTGCAGGTTTGA